The following coding sequences are from one Paenibacillus stellifer window:
- the nagB gene encoding glucosamine-6-phosphate deaminase translates to MNLFKISKNEDFAQTGANLVAGLLQTNPRAVLGLATGSSPISVYEELISMHRRGLVSFSKASSFNLDEYVGLPADHPESYRSFMNRNLFDHIDIDLARTHIPNGNAPDLAAECRAYDAMLEEQGPVDLQILGIGGNGHIGFNEPGAGLEGGTHVVGLLPETRQANSRFFPSIDEVPRQAVTMGIGTILKARQILLLARGAEKAEAIRKAVRGPITTECPASLLQTHPNVVVLLDEEAGQWVD, encoded by the coding sequence ATGAATCTGTTCAAAATCAGCAAGAACGAAGACTTCGCGCAGACGGGAGCCAATCTGGTTGCCGGACTGCTCCAGACCAATCCCAGAGCCGTGCTCGGCCTTGCCACCGGCAGCTCGCCCATCAGCGTCTACGAGGAACTGATCTCCATGCACCGCAGAGGACTTGTCAGCTTCTCCAAGGCATCTTCCTTCAATCTGGATGAGTATGTCGGACTGCCGGCGGATCATCCCGAGAGCTACCGGAGCTTCATGAACCGGAATCTGTTCGATCATATCGATATCGACCTTGCCCGCACGCATATCCCGAACGGCAACGCTCCGGATCTTGCCGCCGAGTGCCGGGCCTACGATGCCATGCTGGAGGAGCAAGGCCCTGTCGATCTTCAGATTCTCGGTATCGGCGGCAACGGCCATATCGGCTTCAACGAGCCGGGCGCCGGCCTTGAGGGCGGAACTCACGTCGTCGGCCTGCTGCCGGAGACGCGCCAGGCCAACTCCCGGTTCTTCCCCTCCATCGACGAGGTTCCGCGCCAGGCGGTCACGATGGGCATCGGCACGATCCTCAAGGCGCGGCAGATTCTTCTGCTGGCGAGAGGGGCCGAGAAGGCGGAGGCAATCCGCAAGGCGGTGCGCGGACCGATCACGACGGAATGCCCTGCCTCCCTGCTTCAAACTCATCCAAATGTTGTCGTTCTGCTCGACGAGGAGGCCGGACAATGGGTGGACTGA
- the nagA gene encoding N-acetylglucosamine-6-phosphate deacetylase, translated as MGGLNSGKLLLFGRVMTPEGVLNDGVVAVEDGVIFYAGDAKGLPAPCSGWPENGRGEDALLIPGFVDVHVHGGAGHDFMYADLQAISETAAFHAANGTTTMLATTMTASKKDLDLALSRIHAYRSGDMPYAQIAGVHLEGPFISPDWPGAQNPEHIVLPSTEWLEEWEAAYPGMIRQVTFAPERDGADKLIPWLRERGITAALGHTGATYEQVIAAADLGLNQAVHTFNQMTPLHHRKPGAAGAVLADDRIRAEVIADGIHVHPAAISILARLKGPSGLILITDAMAAAGLPDGSYAIGDLPVTVKDGVARLRDNPDALAGSTLTMIRGFRFLIQEAGLSLEDASRAASLIPAQSLGLDHVIGSLEAGKQGDILKLDSKLELTGVWIKGRALSS; from the coding sequence ATGGGTGGACTGAATTCCGGCAAGCTGCTGCTGTTCGGACGGGTGATGACACCGGAGGGAGTGCTGAATGACGGCGTTGTCGCCGTCGAGGATGGAGTCATCTTCTACGCAGGCGATGCGAAGGGTCTGCCTGCCCCCTGCTCAGGCTGGCCGGAGAACGGGCGGGGCGAGGATGCGCTCCTGATTCCCGGCTTCGTCGACGTGCATGTCCACGGAGGAGCGGGACATGACTTCATGTATGCGGATCTTCAGGCGATCTCGGAGACTGCCGCCTTTCACGCCGCGAACGGAACAACGACGATGTTAGCCACAACGATGACCGCTTCGAAGAAGGATCTCGATCTGGCGCTGTCCCGGATTCACGCCTACCGGAGCGGGGACATGCCGTACGCGCAAATCGCGGGCGTGCATCTGGAGGGTCCCTTCATCAGCCCGGACTGGCCCGGAGCCCAGAACCCGGAGCATATCGTACTCCCGTCGACGGAATGGCTGGAGGAATGGGAGGCGGCTTATCCGGGAATGATCCGGCAGGTCACCTTCGCTCCCGAGCGCGACGGGGCGGATAAGCTTATTCCCTGGCTCAGAGAGAGAGGCATTACTGCAGCGCTCGGGCATACCGGCGCCACCTACGAGCAGGTCATCGCCGCCGCCGATCTCGGCTTGAATCAGGCGGTCCATACATTCAACCAGATGACCCCGCTTCATCACCGGAAGCCGGGAGCGGCGGGAGCCGTGCTTGCGGATGACCGGATACGGGCCGAGGTAATTGCGGACGGGATTCACGTTCATCCCGCCGCCATCTCGATTCTGGCCCGCCTCAAGGGGCCGTCGGGCCTCATTCTGATCACCGACGCCATGGCGGCGGCGGGGCTTCCGGACGGCAGCTATGCCATCGGCGATCTCCCCGTCACCGTGAAGGACGGCGTCGCCCGTCTGCGTGACAACCCGGACGCTCTGGCCGGAAGCACACTGACGATGATTCGAGGCTTCCGCTTCCTCATACAGGAAGCTGGGCTTTCTCTGGAGGACGCCTCCAGAGCAGCCAGCCTGATACCGGCACAATCGCTCGGTCTGGATCATGTGATCGGCTCGCTGGAGGCCGGCAAGCAAGGAGACATCCTGAAGCTGGACTCGAAGCTTGAGCTTACCGGTGTCTGGATCAAGGGACGGGCGTTATCCTCATAG
- a CDS encoding YhcN/YlaJ family sporulation lipoprotein, which translates to MLRAKIGMTVSAALLLSMIGLTGCTTNNNNQGAVGTNTVNTQSVRDGRLGIRSVRGEDMTSLSMNDALSRRIAAMKGVKNANVFVVGRSAYVAVSLDNQAPAAVKGTTTKGVTPRTVAPGAVTPKAVAPGTVTPKAVAPGVVTPNAVTPRTVAPDGITSKGMNMTPGSTGYGTGNGTGYGTGGGTLYQNRGAGITGTNRIGTLTQDGKTMTGTGTYPTARGGNTYGMYSTSTSTTTDAVTPAMKDKISVEVKRSAPHIDNVYVSANPDFVDRIGGFADQVRAGHPIAGFANEFSTLVERIFPTRSGTTTAR; encoded by the coding sequence ATGTTACGGGCAAAAATAGGCATGACCGTTTCGGCCGCTTTGCTGCTCAGCATGATCGGCTTGACTGGCTGCACTACGAACAACAACAATCAGGGGGCAGTAGGCACTAATACCGTTAACACCCAAAGCGTTCGTGACGGACGTCTCGGAATCCGCTCCGTTCGTGGAGAGGACATGACGAGCCTCAGCATGAACGATGCGTTGTCTCGCCGGATTGCCGCCATGAAGGGCGTAAAGAACGCCAACGTCTTCGTTGTTGGCAGAAGCGCATATGTGGCGGTCTCTCTGGATAATCAGGCCCCTGCAGCCGTCAAAGGCACCACGACCAAAGGCGTTACACCGAGAACTGTTGCACCAGGAGCCGTAACACCAAAAGCTGTTGCACCGGGAACTGTAACACCAAAAGCTGTTGCACCGGGAGTCGTAACACCTAATGCTGTAACACCGAGAACCGTTGCTCCCGATGGCATCACATCCAAAGGAATGAACATGACTCCCGGCAGCACCGGTTACGGTACGGGTAACGGCACCGGCTATGGAACCGGAGGAGGTACTCTGTATCAGAACCGCGGCGCGGGGATAACAGGTACGAACCGGATCGGCACGCTTACGCAAGACGGCAAAACAATGACGGGCACAGGCACGTATCCAACCGCTCGCGGAGGCAATACCTACGGCATGTATTCCACCAGCACTTCCACCACTACTGATGCCGTGACTCCTGCGATGAAGGACAAAATCTCGGTTGAGGTCAAGCGAAGCGCCCCTCATATAGACAACGTCTATGTGTCAGCCAACCCGGATTTCGTAGACCGGATCGGCGGCTTCGCTGATCAGGTCCGTGCCGGCCATCCGATTGCGGGCTTTGCGAACGAGTTCAGTACGCTCGTTGAACGCATTTTCCCGACACGCAGCGGTACGACAACGGCCCGCTAG
- a CDS encoding glycosyltransferase: MKPKVSVVIPFYNCPYVEQAIGSALAQSLPPHEIIVVDDGSVYHAAQITPFLVHPNVHYLGKANGGTASALNHGIRSASGDYVAWLSSDDIFYHDKINNQALFMEQNRLLISFTNFNYINAASQATQLNAGLVFGSPIELLRCFLQGNPINGCTVMFKKELFGAIGLFDESLPYTHDFDLWYRAILNGYFPVMLNQTLTGYRRHEGMGTIRHREAILAEAEATNARYREPLRGLITSLGG, translated from the coding sequence ATGAAGCCGAAAGTATCGGTCGTGATTCCGTTCTACAACTGTCCCTATGTCGAGCAGGCGATCGGAAGTGCGCTGGCTCAATCCCTGCCTCCTCACGAAATTATCGTGGTCGATGACGGCTCCGTGTATCATGCCGCCCAGATCACGCCGTTTCTTGTGCACCCGAATGTCCATTATTTGGGCAAGGCCAACGGCGGCACCGCTTCCGCCCTGAATCACGGCATCCGCAGTGCATCAGGCGATTATGTAGCCTGGCTGAGCTCAGACGACATTTTTTATCACGACAAAATCAACAATCAGGCGCTGTTCATGGAGCAGAACCGGCTGCTGATTTCATTCACCAACTTTAATTACATCAATGCGGCTTCCCAGGCCACTCAGTTAAACGCCGGTCTCGTCTTTGGCAGTCCGATCGAACTGCTCCGCTGCTTCCTGCAGGGCAACCCCATCAACGGCTGCACGGTAATGTTCAAAAAAGAGCTGTTCGGCGCGATCGGGCTGTTCGACGAATCTCTTCCGTACACACATGATTTTGATTTGTGGTATCGGGCCATACTGAACGGATATTTCCCCGTCATGCTGAACCAGACTCTGACCGGCTATCGGCGGCATGAAGGCATGGGAACCATCCGGCACCGCGAGGCGATTCTGGCGGAAGCGGAGGCTACGAATGCCCGCTATCGCGAGCCGCTTCGCGGGCTCATCACTTCGCTCGGGGGGTAG
- a CDS encoding NAD-dependent epimerase/dehydratase family protein, whose protein sequence is MSARRLLITGAAGFTGRHAAAFFAAEGAEVTAVLRGPVQQDGTVPPFPPGVRVMYCDLRDREAALRLMSDAAPDEVLHLAGRNSVPESWERPTQVLEANVMATANVLEALCRRPSVPVLVAGSLLKFRPELGEQPSHPYSLSKTLEEWVALAWSRLFRQRVLVVEPCNLIGPGPSTGFCSLLAGKIAACERGAAPSPFRLSSAQDRRDFLDVRDAVRAYGLILRQGEPGRVYRVDTGRFLTLGEVASRLLAMTSAQVPVDWGASSAPGSLLVREDACDAHASELGWSPEINLDRSLRDILEYCRSSGKGESQ, encoded by the coding sequence ATGAGCGCCCGGAGGCTTCTTATCACCGGCGCGGCAGGCTTTACGGGCCGGCACGCCGCAGCCTTCTTTGCGGCCGAGGGCGCGGAGGTGACGGCAGTGCTGCGGGGGCCCGTTCAGCAAGACGGAACGGTTCCCCCGTTCCCTCCGGGGGTGCGCGTCATGTACTGCGACCTGCGGGACCGCGAGGCGGCCCTTAGGCTCATGTCCGACGCGGCTCCCGATGAGGTGCTGCATCTGGCCGGCCGGAATTCGGTGCCGGAATCCTGGGAACGGCCGACGCAGGTTCTGGAGGCTAACGTCATGGCGACAGCGAATGTGCTGGAGGCGCTCTGCCGGCGCCCGTCCGTGCCTGTGCTGGTCGCCGGCTCCCTGCTGAAATTTAGGCCGGAGCTCGGCGAGCAGCCTTCCCATCCCTATAGTCTCAGCAAGACGCTGGAGGAATGGGTGGCTTTGGCCTGGAGCCGTTTGTTCCGGCAGCGGGTTCTCGTAGTGGAACCGTGCAATTTGATAGGACCCGGCCCGTCGACCGGGTTCTGCTCGCTGCTTGCCGGGAAGATCGCCGCCTGCGAGCGGGGAGCTGCGCCTTCGCCGTTCCGACTGTCCTCGGCGCAGGACCGGCGTGATTTTCTGGATGTCCGGGATGCAGTACGCGCTTATGGCTTAATTCTTCGCCAAGGGGAGCCGGGGCGGGTCTACAGGGTGGATACCGGACGCTTCCTGACGCTCGGGGAGGTGGCGTCGCGGCTGCTAGCCATGACTTCGGCCCAGGTTCCCGTAGATTGGGGGGCTTCGTCTGCACCTGGTTCACTCTTAGTGCGGGAGGATGCCTGTGATGCCCATGCCTCCGAACTGGGATGGAGTCCGGAAATCAACCTTGACCGTTCTCTGAGAGATATTCTGGAATATTGCCGCAGCAGCGGGAAAGGAGAAAGTCAATGA
- a CDS encoding SDR family oxidoreductase, producing MKLLIFGGNGMAGHMLADYFRLEGRHQVFYTTRDRSDPHGLIVDVDNIAAVEQTVSIVSPDCIINAVGVLNRFAEADKIAAYHINGFLPHRLRRAADLVSARLIHISTDCVFEGTRGSYTEEDSPDGTSIYAVTKALGEVRESGHVTVRTSIIGPEIRPGGIGLMGWFLAQSGRVPGYRRVMWNGVTTLELAKAVGSLLNSPVSGLIHLAHPAPVSKLELLGQMASAFGKSDVVIVPTNDPVQDRTLAVTRTDAAFELPSYPDMLAELAGWMSRSGRYT from the coding sequence ATGAAGCTGCTCATCTTCGGGGGGAACGGCATGGCGGGGCATATGCTGGCGGACTATTTCCGCCTTGAGGGCCGGCACCAGGTCTTCTATACCACCCGGGACCGCAGCGACCCTCACGGGCTTATCGTCGATGTTGACAACATCGCGGCGGTGGAGCAGACGGTAAGCATCGTCTCGCCGGACTGCATCATCAACGCAGTCGGGGTGCTTAACCGATTCGCAGAAGCTGACAAAATCGCCGCTTATCATATCAACGGCTTTTTGCCTCACCGGCTCCGGCGGGCGGCCGATCTGGTGTCCGCGCGCCTGATCCATATCAGCACCGACTGTGTATTCGAAGGCACGCGCGGAAGCTACACGGAGGAGGACTCTCCGGACGGAACCTCCATCTATGCCGTGACGAAGGCGCTCGGCGAGGTTCGGGAGTCCGGGCATGTTACGGTCCGGACCTCGATCATCGGGCCGGAAATCCGCCCCGGCGGAATCGGGCTGATGGGCTGGTTCCTGGCGCAATCGGGCCGGGTGCCGGGTTACCGCCGGGTCATGTGGAACGGGGTGACGACGCTGGAGCTGGCCAAGGCGGTCGGCAGCCTGCTGAACTCGCCGGTATCCGGCCTTATTCATTTGGCACATCCCGCGCCGGTCAGCAAGCTGGAACTACTCGGCCAGATGGCTTCGGCATTCGGCAAGTCGGATGTCGTGATCGTACCGACGAATGATCCCGTTCAAGACCGGACGCTTGCCGTGACCCGGACAGACGCGGCCTTCGAACTGCCATCCTACCCGGATATGCTGGCAGAGCTGGCCGGGTGGATGTCGAGAAGCGGGCGATACACATGA
- a CDS encoding polysaccharide biosynthesis protein, protein MFNNQRILVTGGTGSWGHELVRQLLQQSPKEIIVFSRGESAQVAMSREFEDARLTFVIGDIRDREALAAACRGVDYVFHLAALKHVPVCEDQPYEALKTNVIGTQNVIESAAASHVKKVIYISTDKAANPSNFYGMTKAIGEKLMVYANLLGSSTQFVTVRGGNVLGTNGSVVHLFMKQIRDKGEVRITDLKMTRFFLTLRDAITLLFKASEAAIGGEIFVMTMPTCRIVDLAEVLIEASGKAGVKIVETGTRPGEKIDEILMSDFESLSTVVYDSQYLVILPTLNIPELKDRYAGCEPVTFSSFSSGNNLMSKSQIRDILFRGGFLQ, encoded by the coding sequence ATGTTCAATAATCAACGGATTCTGGTTACAGGCGGCACCGGTTCCTGGGGGCATGAGCTAGTCCGGCAGCTGCTGCAGCAGAGCCCGAAGGAGATCATCGTCTTCTCGCGCGGCGAGTCGGCCCAGGTCGCCATGAGCCGTGAATTTGAGGACGCCCGCCTGACCTTTGTAATCGGGGATATCCGGGACAGGGAGGCGCTTGCCGCAGCCTGCCGGGGAGTGGATTATGTATTTCATCTGGCCGCCCTGAAGCATGTGCCCGTCTGCGAGGATCAGCCGTACGAGGCGCTCAAGACCAATGTGATCGGGACGCAGAACGTCATTGAATCCGCAGCCGCAAGCCATGTGAAGAAGGTGATCTACATTTCCACCGACAAAGCGGCCAACCCGTCCAACTTCTACGGCATGACCAAAGCCATTGGCGAGAAGCTGATGGTCTATGCGAATCTTCTTGGCTCAAGTACGCAGTTCGTAACCGTAAGGGGCGGGAATGTGCTGGGAACGAACGGCAGCGTCGTCCATCTGTTCATGAAGCAAATCCGGGATAAAGGGGAAGTCCGGATCACCGATCTCAAAATGACCCGTTTCTTCCTCACGCTGCGGGATGCCATCACCCTTCTGTTCAAGGCGTCCGAGGCCGCCATAGGCGGTGAAATCTTCGTAATGACCATGCCCACCTGCCGGATCGTCGATCTGGCCGAGGTGTTGATCGAGGCGTCGGGCAAGGCCGGCGTGAAAATTGTGGAGACCGGAACGCGGCCCGGAGAGAAGATCGATGAAATACTGATGAGCGATTTCGAGAGCCTCTCAACCGTAGTATACGACAGCCAGTATCTCGTCATTCTGCCGACGCTCAACATCCCGGAATTGAAGGACCGGTATGCCGGCTGTGAGCCGGTCACCTTCAGCAGCTTCAGCTCCGGGAATAATCTGATGTCCAAAAGCCAGATCCGCGACATTCTGTTCCGGGGAGGCTTCCTGCAATGA
- the wecB gene encoding non-hydrolyzing UDP-N-acetylglucosamine 2-epimerase translates to MKIMTILGTRPEIIRLSVIVPLLDRFADQHVLVHTGQNFTESLSGIFFKELGLRAPDYYLQEKQAGIGGQLAAMFGALEPILMKERPDRVLLLGDTNSALCAILAERMGIPVVHMEAGNRCYDLEVPEEKNRRVIDAVSSVNMPYTPQSKRNLIAEGMPPGRIMLTGNPIHEVMDHYRHQIESSEVLARLGLEEGSYFLVTAHRAENVDRPVPLLEIMTGLNRIAEHFGKRLICSIHPRTRSRLGNDFPLQMHSLVEFHEPFGFFDFVSLEKNAFCAVTDSGTVQEECCLMGVPTVTVRRTTERPETVDCGSNIVSGVTAGAILRSAKLMTEMDRNWEIPEGYLAPDVSRKVVKFLLGGNLYVQ, encoded by the coding sequence ATGAAGATCATGACCATTCTCGGCACACGGCCGGAGATCATTCGACTGAGCGTGATTGTGCCGCTGCTCGACCGGTTCGCGGATCAGCATGTGTTGGTGCACACCGGCCAGAATTTTACCGAAAGCCTCAGCGGCATCTTCTTCAAGGAGCTGGGTCTTCGGGCGCCCGACTATTACCTGCAGGAGAAGCAGGCGGGAATCGGGGGCCAGCTGGCGGCCATGTTCGGCGCGCTGGAGCCGATTCTCATGAAGGAGCGGCCCGACCGGGTTCTGCTGCTCGGGGATACCAACAGCGCCCTCTGCGCTATTCTGGCCGAGCGGATGGGCATTCCGGTCGTGCATATGGAGGCGGGCAACCGCTGCTACGACCTTGAGGTGCCCGAAGAGAAGAACCGGCGGGTTATTGACGCCGTGTCGAGTGTGAATATGCCCTACACTCCGCAGAGCAAGCGGAATCTGATTGCGGAGGGCATGCCTCCCGGCCGGATTATGCTGACCGGCAATCCGATTCATGAAGTCATGGATCATTACCGCCACCAAATCGAGTCAAGCGAGGTTCTGGCAAGGCTTGGCCTTGAAGAGGGGAGCTATTTTCTCGTGACGGCCCACCGGGCCGAGAATGTCGACCGGCCCGTGCCGCTGCTTGAGATCATGACCGGACTGAACCGGATTGCGGAGCATTTCGGCAAGCGGCTCATCTGCAGCATTCATCCCCGCACCAGATCAAGACTCGGCAATGACTTCCCGCTGCAGATGCACAGCCTGGTGGAATTTCATGAGCCGTTCGGTTTTTTTGATTTTGTCTCGCTTGAGAAGAATGCCTTCTGCGCCGTCACCGACAGCGGCACGGTACAGGAGGAATGCTGCCTGATGGGTGTGCCGACAGTCACCGTAAGACGGACGACTGAAAGGCCGGAGACAGTGGACTGCGGCAGCAATATCGTATCGGGCGTCACTGCCGGGGCCATCCTGCGCAGCGCGAAGCTGATGACGGAGATGGATCGCAACTGGGAAATTCCGGAGGGCTATCTGGCGCCGGATGTATCGCGCAAGGTCGTTAAATTTTTGCTTGGAGGGAACCTGTATGTTCAATAA
- a CDS encoding glycosyltransferase family 4 protein, with the protein MADKPAVVLFSHVSNVSSITGAEKLLLTFARELAPYFDILLAAPKEGKVTRQARQSGISVELLPIPLLYGVYTPYAGLEKDLAELQGGREFRELAAWLGERRPAFIVTSTCVNVLPAAAAKSLGIPVVWKISETIAKNEHTAIGTGIIRRLSDQILCISETAAEPFGPEAREHIALLPPTWNDGELMEPAWSKLRSERRRELNIKPGHPLVGYISSYINEPKGLEHFIHMAVAVAAERPDCRFLVIGEPGDKAYYARCIKKVKLEGLMSRFRFTGYESCPPQAYCAMDVVVVPSLVREGFGMTALEGLVFGKPVVAYDSGGLGEILRAVGFEEGLAAPENHGGLAERVLRFLNPSLAGDIGYNVRLRATALYGPAAYRERLRILAEHWLLRWPAPPAVILPPAPEPPPAEGGGGSEGKRAKGLRARRSGKARGGARRRLSRRQAPRLRRKLRKPKPAKTVVRRRARRGGRARVRVRKRR; encoded by the coding sequence ATGGCCGACAAACCTGCGGTTGTTCTGTTTTCCCATGTATCCAACGTCAGCAGCATTACGGGCGCCGAGAAGCTGCTGCTTACCTTTGCCAGAGAGCTGGCTCCTTATTTCGATATCCTGCTGGCGGCTCCGAAGGAAGGCAAGGTGACCCGTCAAGCCCGGCAGTCCGGCATATCGGTTGAGTTACTGCCCATACCGCTGCTGTACGGAGTGTATACCCCTTACGCAGGACTGGAGAAGGATCTGGCCGAGCTTCAGGGCGGCCGGGAGTTCCGGGAGCTGGCGGCATGGCTCGGGGAGCGGCGGCCCGCGTTCATCGTTACGAGCACCTGTGTGAACGTGCTGCCCGCTGCGGCGGCCAAAAGCCTGGGAATCCCGGTAGTGTGGAAGATCAGCGAGACGATCGCGAAGAACGAGCACACCGCGATCGGTACCGGAATTATCCGCAGGCTCAGCGATCAGATCCTCTGCATATCCGAAACGGCGGCGGAGCCGTTCGGACCGGAAGCGCGGGAGCATATCGCGCTGCTGCCGCCTACATGGAATGACGGAGAGCTGATGGAGCCGGCCTGGAGCAAGCTTCGTTCTGAACGGCGGCGGGAGCTGAACATCAAGCCCGGGCATCCGCTGGTCGGATATATTTCTTCATATATAAATGAGCCGAAAGGGCTGGAGCACTTCATTCATATGGCGGTTGCGGTGGCGGCGGAGCGGCCGGACTGCCGCTTTCTCGTAATCGGCGAGCCCGGCGATAAGGCGTACTATGCCCGTTGTATCAAGAAAGTGAAGCTTGAGGGCCTGATGTCCCGCTTCCGCTTCACCGGTTATGAATCCTGTCCGCCTCAGGCTTATTGCGCGATGGATGTAGTCGTTGTTCCAAGCCTTGTCCGCGAAGGCTTCGGCATGACCGCGCTCGAAGGTCTCGTCTTCGGCAAGCCGGTCGTCGCCTATGATTCCGGCGGGCTGGGCGAGATTCTCCGCGCCGTCGGCTTCGAGGAAGGCCTGGCGGCGCCGGAGAATCACGGAGGGCTTGCGGAGCGCGTCCTCCGCTTCCTGAACCCTTCGCTTGCGGGTGACATCGGCTATAACGTCCGGCTTCGGGCGACCGCCCTGTACGGACCGGCCGCTTACCGCGAGCGCCTGAGAATTCTGGCGGAGCATTGGCTTCTCCGCTGGCCTGCGCCACCGGCGGTCATCCTTCCGCCGGCACCGGAGCCTCCCCCCGCTGAAGGGGGTGGGGGCTCCGAAGGCAAGCGGGCCAAGGGGCTTCGGGCCCGCCGCTCCGGGAAGGCGCGCGGCGGGGCGCGCCGCCGGCTCTCCCGGCGCCAAGCTCCGCGCCTGCGCCGGAAGCTGCGGAAGCCAAAGCCCGCGAAGACGGTGGTCCGGCGCCGGGCGCGGCGAGGCGGCAGAGCCCGTGTCCGCGTACGGAAGCGGCGCTGA
- a CDS encoding CgeB family protein, which translates to MIKDFILPVPPIPLTPAQEAKLQGRLNGFRSGFDQGYLRGRFAVLDGRPEEPLPVRDVHVMYVASGKGYPYSPLDEAVLASVQSLTATVTVTDVRQNLVELARSNRPDLVLVLDGMDLPTEQIDELRGMGIRTAVWLTDDPYYTDFTLVLAPHYDYVFTLERNCIEYYRQLGCAQVHYLPFAAYRPHYRPLITRPGSPRDISFIGSAYWNRVNFFREIMPQLMEFNTVFNGIWWDRLPEAPIYGERIEVGKWMSPQETAAAYSSSRIVINLHRSHVDDVVNNNTLAVPAASPNPRTFEIMASGTLQLSDARDDLATFYTPDEEIVTFNTQQELMDKIRYYLANEEERQRIALKGLERTLRDHTYPKRVNELLTIIFG; encoded by the coding sequence ATGATTAAAGATTTCATCCTTCCGGTTCCGCCGATTCCCCTGACACCGGCGCAGGAAGCGAAGCTGCAGGGGAGGCTGAACGGGTTCCGAAGCGGATTTGATCAAGGGTATTTGCGGGGGCGTTTCGCCGTGCTGGATGGACGCCCCGAGGAGCCGCTGCCCGTTCGTGACGTTCACGTGATGTATGTTGCTTCCGGCAAAGGCTATCCCTATTCACCGCTGGATGAAGCGGTGCTGGCTTCGGTTCAGTCCCTGACGGCAACGGTGACCGTAACCGATGTCCGCCAGAATCTCGTCGAATTGGCCCGCAGCAACCGGCCCGACCTTGTGCTTGTGCTTGATGGGATGGATCTGCCGACGGAGCAGATTGACGAGCTTCGGGGCATGGGCATCCGGACTGCGGTCTGGCTGACTGACGACCCTTATTACACCGACTTTACGCTCGTACTCGCACCCCACTACGATTACGTCTTCACACTGGAGCGAAACTGCATCGAATATTACCGCCAGCTCGGCTGCGCACAGGTGCATTATTTGCCGTTCGCGGCATACCGGCCGCATTACCGCCCGCTGATCACCCGTCCGGGATCGCCGAGAGACATCAGCTTCATCGGCTCAGCTTACTGGAACCGGGTTAACTTCTTCCGTGAGATCATGCCGCAGCTGATGGAGTTCAACACGGTGTTCAACGGCATCTGGTGGGACCGCCTTCCGGAGGCTCCGATCTACGGAGAGCGGATCGAGGTGGGCAAGTGGATGTCTCCGCAAGAGACAGCGGCGGCGTACAGCAGCTCGAGAATCGTCATCAACCTTCATCGTTCCCATGTCGACGACGTCGTCAACAATAACACGCTGGCGGTTCCGGCGGCATCGCCGAATCCCCGGACCTTTGAAATTATGGCCAGCGGTACCCTGCAGCTTAGCGATGCCCGTGATGACCTGGCAACCTTCTACACACCGGACGAAGAGATCGTTACGTTCAACACGCAGCAGGAGCTGATGGATAAAATCCGCTACTATCTGGCCAACGAAGAAGAGCGGCAGCGGATCGCGCTGAAGGGGCTGGAGCGGACGCTGCGGGATCATACGTATCCGAAGCGGGTCAACGAGCTGCTTACCATTATCTTCGGATAG